Below is a genomic region from Helianthus annuus cultivar XRQ/B chromosome 2, HanXRQr2.0-SUNRISE, whole genome shotgun sequence.
TTAGAGTGTCGTGCTAATAACGCGAAGGTAGCAGGTTTGACACCTGCATGGCCCACTTTAATTGATTTTTACAACTATTTTACCCATTTCTTCAAGCATTATAGTTGCGAATATGTAGAGTACAACTTCAAGTCATTTATGGTTTGTTCTAAATATTTATAATACTATCTAAAAAATTCATTTAATCAAACAGTTTTAGAGGCACCTGATGTTGGAATTGAGTTGCTCTTTGAATTACATAAACTTAAGACTCTTCATGTTCTCAAAGttgaaaacatataaaaaaatatatttctcAATTAAATCCCTTATTGAATTCACTATGTTCTCTTGATATTCCCTTCCTTTCTTCTTCGTTTTTGACAACTATTAACAAATTAATACAAAGCTGTCTTAATTTGTACCAGGTGTTGAATCTTCAAACAAACCTGGTATAGCTCAATTCattaaaaaatgagtttgtttggGTAGATATTTCATTTATAGGTTAATTTGAGTCTACTAATGCACAGTTCAAACTAAATAGGTTTATTGTATAAATAGGTGAATGTGAATATTGTATTTAAGAAGTAAATTTAGATAAACCTTGGAAAAGGCAATCCCTGATTTTGATGGCTTAAAAAATGCCAGCTGATAAGGTTTTAAAAAAACTACATAAAGAATTAACGTACAGTTAAAATTAAACAAAGATATGAAAaagttatgtcacaccccgatttccacacgtttcaccggtgggcccggtgggggattaccgtgacgtagttggcaacaatatagtcacaccacacaatatttaaatgcaaagcggaagcataaagatagattatatttcaaccaccaaatgtaatattcaagtatcacaagtagtcgaaataaatccacaggggatcaaaataaaatagaaatattgttcaacagatagtggcatcccaagtttgcaagactctaacgatgctaaggagtggccagcctatttcgtgtagaacctgcattcaatctttttggggaaaatacgtcagttaacactggtaaatacattcaaccgacactttttgtaaaaggtttaataaaattgatttgaatgcacaaggcacagactctttataacttgggataattaatcaagcgaatcttgtaaaagaattacatgttcactatgcgttcaatcgcccgggtcgtgccgggtttaaggttaattgacacaccacatagcataaaaccgtagcgggaaaaccaacggttatacctttataattatggacacattgtcgggtgtacgcctacacccgcgtgtcaaggtcgtggccatttcgtaaaatgctgccaaggatatccgggacatggtcgttaaactcccaaaggcgtaaagccaacaaaaccaattttttaaacgggtcacattgataatacccaactactaatgagttagggtcaattgcccgaccaagcggtattttatatatcgtaacccaagcccgtataacggaaaataagtcaaaagtatttacctgagcaagtaataacctcaataaacaaatgcaagtatcttttactggtctcctattctggaacaaaggtttataacaacctattagaattctaacgggtctttaatttagccttagcttagaccggtcagtttcaaaggacatatacggtttaatcgcatggaaagcgaaaaccgggaatggaatgtggcttggacccaacaagtttgaggACTTGTTTTATATtggtaatataaacacattctggatcttgaggtaaaaacgataaggtttgacccgttttggctagtttatgtaaactagttacataaaccgaaccggaCGCGTAataagcgtaacgggtaaccgtaagagtcttacacaagtttcctaagttaatatgccctaaagaggttgtggtatcagtaggataccttccattatgcccgtaATAAGTTTAATCctaatatacgccccgtaggggtatttcggtcattttaaagattataaaagaggtttccgagttctacaggaaatctgagtttgacgatcaggttataaagttcaaaatactttatttattatttaaaattagtagcaactggattcgggtcaGAATACTAAGTAGAACTCCAGTTAtatccgaaaagggtatattcggtattcaccgaatcaatgccataaccggaGGTTATGAGCAgggtaaaaataattaaaaatctttaaaattctcaaaatattattttacatcagtgtctaaaaggtttggtgttgaaatttgggtttagataggctttatgctaattgcgccgtttaattactaaagtttccgtaattgcgctatttagcataactcctattctagacctcgttttgacatgaaattttagggacatgcttagaaatcagtaactaaggttattgtcctttcacatgtccaaaattctcgttttaaagtcaaaagggcgttatggtcaacatttaagcatataacggaaatgtgcaaacgactcggacaaacaacgaaccggtcacagagggttataccatcatgtaacctggtcctaaaagAGTCCTAAGTCATATCTAAATCATAACAaatcaggtcagaactgaagtcaaagcaaaactcaaagttttgcgactttcggttccgaaccgggtcaaaatagtaaaaggtcggatcaaacaagcttagaccagttataatacttattatcatgttacatgagtgtcaaaacaggttacacgccatctaaattacggattatgcataaaatcgaaagttagcattctgttgactttttctaagcaagtttgactcgacatttggactagttagagtgggaatcagatggtgcccttttaagggtttaaagcccacatgattaccaacatataactacctttatttcgattaatcactggaccatttgtgattaaccgttaagtcaatcgttaattacgatggattgacttttaagctataactatgcaaaaactaaaccacaaagggttaaaaacacttacagaagtttggtacacgaccagagatgttaaGGGAGAgtgcttgagctccagaagtgatcaagaaagcagttgAAGGTGTGAAGAAAAATGTTGCATCTCAATGCCCTTTTATAGCCAATTTGGaggcataagatcattacaactaggcctacaagtgtttctagatgatcaacaactgtccctgagtgctaggggacgtttagggggcacccatgctgcacATAATTGCTCATATgtcggttaaaacactcaacagtgattctgtccgacttttctgcatctgggggcTGACGCGACCCGCGTAAATGATCACGCAAcattaacgcggcccgcctgaatctcaatgtcagagcccatatctataCTATCAGCGCGGCCCGTGTAAGACCCTTTGccactcttacgcggcccgcctgagacctgttaataagatttttcaaatcttttcaattattattgttggcctttggcgattcgaaggggtaactttgcgttttgggcctcttttatttacgaataagggcctcggaacttttacccaacttattaatccttggttaatttattattatccgaaaagtcataactttcaatgttgacgcttttaacccctcgcatacgattttgatcataacttattcgttttaaaacggaacttcgcgaaatttatatcgtacattctagtgagcgtaatttactgttgcaaagtctcgggtttgttaaagagtcactcagaggtataacttaaatatgttgacacatttaacccctgtagtctgtaatctctcactttcttccatatttcgttccgtacgatccatgattcatttgtttgaaggtacgagcatcatttagggttattgtacagtatatttatcacTTGTGgacattttgaaccctcgaattcacatactttctatgtttgtcaactttagtccctctacaGCAATTATCGCCACGTGCAAACatatgacacgtgtcattactttataggacgcaaaaatttcgaggtgttacatcctcacccccttaaaagaaatctcgacctcgagatttattgaaacaaatgagggtacttttccttcatcgtggactctacttcccacgtatactcgggacctctacgggcatcccattttaccttcacaatcggtatatacttcctccggagctttttaacctgtcgatcctcaatcgacaccggtttttcaacaaactttaagctctcatcgacgtgcacatctgtatgcggtataactagtgattcatcagtgaaacacttctttagattgcagatgtggaacacattgtggataccactgagctcttctggtaagtttaacttataggcaaccgatccgacacgttcgattacctcgaatggtccaatatatctcgggctcaacttgcctttcttaccaaatcgcatcactcccttccagggtgataccttaagcaataccttgtcacctaccttgAAGTTTaaaggtttacgcttcaaatctgcgtagctcttctgcctatctcgggcagcttttaatcgatcgcgaatttggacaatcttgtccgttgtttcgaatattatatcaggtcctgtcatctggacatctccaacttctgcccaacaaacgggcgttctacactttctaccatatagggcttcaaaaggcgcaaccttaatgcttgtatggtagttgttgttatatgagaactcgactaatggtaggtggttatcccaactaccacctaagtcgatcgcacatgcacgaagcatgtcttccaacgtttggattgtacgctcactctgtccatctgtctgagggtggtaagccgtactgaagttcagctgcgtgcccaaagatttttggaaacttttccaaaaatgcgacgtgtatctggtatctctgtcagagataatagacacaggcacgccatgaagggctaaaatcttatctacaaacaactgggctaacatatcggagctatgagtctcctttatgggtaggaaatgtgctgacttagtcagtctatcaactattacccatattgtatcgtttcccttctttgtctttggcaacttggtgatgaaatccatcatcaccatttcccatttccactcgggaagtttgggctgttgtagcaagcctgacggcttttgatgttctgcttttacttgcgcacaagtcaaacactttgctacataggtggctatagacttcttcaagcctatccaccaaaagttcgCCTTCAAGTGTGTGAATGCATGGTTGGTAGTGTGATTTGTAAATTTTCTAGGGGTGTCAATTGTGTCGAGTTGGCGAGATTGCGATTTGACGTGTTGAAATGTGCTACTGGAACACGATCCGTATTATTATTCGTGTCGAAGTTTCAACATTAATACACACATAAATTAGGGTCAACCCGAATACGACCTGTTTAACCCTTTTTTTCTAAGTGAGTTAAACATGTTGACGCATTGTAAGCGAGTTGTTAAGCAGTGTGTCGAAACTAACGTTATTTTGACTAaccattaaaaaaaacaaaataaaattataattacaAAAAACTTTAACGGGTTAACTGGTCAATCCGTTTTTTTATACGGGTCAACCCAAAGCGAGACTTTTTTAAAATGGGTCAAGCCAAACATGGCCCGTTTGAAAGGGGTCATTTTAGTCGACCTAAAATCAGTCATTTTCAGGTTCGGGTAGCGTCAAGAATTGTCGTCCCTTGTGTGACATTTGACTGATTTTGTGTGTGTGAATGCATGATTGGTACAGGCATTAAAGGGGGTGAAAATAGAGGATGTTCAACTGGCTAAAAAATTTGGTATAAAATATGGGGAGAGAATCGGTGAGGTGGAAATCCATGGTGAACCGGAGTACGTTAGAGCTTGTTGTGAAGCGAGTTTGAAGCGGCTTGATGTTGATTACATTGATCTTTACTATATTCATCGCATCGATACAAAAGTCCCTATCGAAATCACAGTTAGTCTCTTATTGCACCCATTTTATGTAATCAAGAAATTTAGTCAATTTAGAGAGTCAAAATCTGTCAAatataaaagtcaaactgttgtcgttagttagttagttagttagtttgtTAGTTAGGAATGGTTATTTAACAATTTTGTTTCATAGATGGGAGAGTTGAAGAAGCTTGTTGAAGAAGGTAAAATAAAGTACATTAGTTTATCCGAGGCCGGTCCAGCAACCATTAGAAGAGCGCATGCTGTTCATCCGATCACAGCCGTACAGCTGGAATGGTCTTTGTGGACTAGAGATGCTGAAGAAGAGGTTATTCCTACTTGCAGGTAAGTAGGTAAACCGTAATCAGATATATTGTAATGCTAATGTTGTCTAAATCGATCTATCTGGTTATCGTTTGCAGAGAATTAGGAATTGGAATCGTTCCTTTTGCTCCATTGGGTAGCGGGTTCTTTGCATCGGGTCCGAAGGTCATGGACAATTTAGCCGATAATGATTTAAGAAAGGTAATAGGATTCTCTATTATTTAATATTTTCGATATAATATAGAAAGGTGTTTTCTGGGTTGGTTTGGATCGGGTCAAGTTGACACAAATCGTAATGGACCATTTGTTCGTTTTGTTAATCCTAATCATTACCTTTTCATATTTCAAAGATTATACCAAGGCTGCAAGGCGAGAACTTTGACCACAATAAACTTGTGTATGAACGAGTCAATGAAATGGCACAACGAAAGGGGTGCACCCCGTCACAATTGGCACTAGCTTGGGTCATGCACCAAGGAGATGATGTAGGTCCAATCCCTGGTACAACCAAGAttgaaaacctgaaccagaacctCGGAGCACTTAGTGTCAAGCTTACGGTTCAGGACATGGCTGAGCTTGAATCTATGGCTTCGTTCAAAGGTGCTAGAATGCCCGAACAGATTTTGGTGCATAGTTACAAGAACTCGGACACTCCGCCTTTATCCTCATGGAAATCCAAATAACCTTTTGTATTGCGACTTTTTGTTGTTTTTAATAATGTTGTTTTTTGAGTTTTTTGTTATGTTGTAATCTCATAAGTCTCTTTTGTGTTTATATTTCTATTGTGAGGAAATTCTGAACTTTGTGAAGATGCTTGCTTTTGAGTTTTCTTAGAGTTGAAGAACCCCAAAACACCAACCGATGAATGACGACTATCTTGTTGAAATTCGGTTTTCTCAGTTTAAACCAAAACATAACCGAATTCAAATTTCGTCGTTGATTTGGCAGTTCAGTTCGGTTTGAGTGAAAAATTAGTCTAAACCGAGGAGCTTAAAACTCAAGCTCGAACACCCCTACAAATAACTATGTGAAGACTTGTGACCCAATTAGGGACCAGTTTTTccatttgttgatttttttttttaaaaccgcTAACTCATACACTCTTTAAAGTATTTGAACCCTCAACCAAACCACACACcataaatatatacaaaattaAATAAGCGTATTCAAACGTCTTAACTACAATGAAAAATTTTAAATATTGATTATCGCGAAAATCATACCGGGTGAGTCATGAGTTTATTTATATGATAAAAAACACTTGGATGTGTTGTGAAAACTAACTAATTACTAGATCTTATAGTTCTATTGTGAGGAAATTCTGATCTTTGTGAAGATACTTGCTTTTGAGCTTTGTTGAGTTGAAGAACCCAAAAACACAAACCGATGAATGACCAAAACATAACCGAATTCAAAATTAGTCGTTGATTTGGTATTAATCATTTTGAACGCAGTTCAGTTCGGATTGAGTGAAAAATTAGTCTAAACCGAGGAGCTTAAAACTCGAGCTCGAACACCCCTACAAATAACTATGTGAAGACTTGTGGCCCAGTTAGGGACCAGTTTTATGTTTGTTGATTTTTTAGAACCGCTAACTCATACACTCTTTAAACTTACTCTTAATTCTTTCCATGGTATTCAAACCCTCAACCATATGAGAAGAAACACATTTACCACACAGCagaaatatatacaaaattaAATAAGCGTATTCAAATGTCTTAACTACAATGAAAAATTTTAAATATTGATTATCGTGAAAATCATACTGGTTGAATCATGATTTATTTATATGATAAAAAACCCTTGGATGTGTTGTGAAAACTAATTAATTACTAGATCTTAGAAAATAAATGTTAacttattattaaaattaaaactaTACTATAAAACCAATTCTCGTGGTTATCAGCTGCCCTAAAGTATTTTTGTGAATTGTGAGTTGGTAATTGGCTAGTAGGTCAAAACTCAAATAAACACACGCAGATGAATATTTTGATGAGCCCAACctgtttaaaataaaataaaacttggAACTGGGCTCTACTAAACCAGGCATTCAGCCCAAATGGACTGAGCAACTGTAGGCCATTATTATTTTGGCCCACCAGATAAAGTTCCTTttgtctatttttttttttggaaattggATATTAACAATCTAACCTTGACACATTGGCCGATACTAATCTAAACCCAGGAAATGTTTATAGGCGGTTTGAACGTAATTTCCTATGGCGATCTCATACCAAGAATACTTGTGataaaaaaaaacgagttaactGTCATTGGGATTGCCGGAGGAAAATGTGTTTAAAGTTAGGAGTGTATGTATATTTTTTTCCGAGTTTGGTTTAACCCCGAAAAATAAGTCAAAGatgagattattaaaataaaatttccctttctttttctttctcgaCATATCACTTGAGGAACACAAAACCGGTCTTTGGGCTAAATTGGATGGATTTTAAAACCGGTGCGGATCAACCCAACAAAATAAAAACCAGATCAGCCCAAACCAGTTTCTAAAGGAAAACCATAGCGGATCGATTTGGATTGGAGCCGGTTTCAAACCGAATTTAACATATTAAAAAATACATGCTACAATGAGGGACCTAACATATAACTACTTTTAACGAGTGAATTAACAAATCTATGAGTGAATTAACAGATCGATACAACAATGATTTTGGAGACAGAAGATTATTGTAGTCGGCAGTGACTTCTACTCCGGTTATGATCTTGTTGGTTCTTGCAATGGACTCATTTGCATCATCTCTAAAAATTAGCACAATGTGTTTGGTTGTACAGTTTTAGTATGCAATCCGTTGACTAGAGAGGTAAGACAACTGAGTTCATTATTTACCTCTTGGATCGGTTTAACATCATGTTGGGGTTTTGGTTATGATTCATCCACGGATGATTACAAAGTTATTGCAGGCACTAAGAATGTGTTCATGTTTTGAATTTGAAATCAAATGAGTGGAGAGTTATTGAGTTTGGAAAAGTGAAGTATTCGTTTTAAAGTAAGTTTGGTATATTATGCAATGGTGCACTTCACTGGATCGTAAGAGATGAAAACCGGAAGATACTAATTATCGTTTATGATTTATGTAAAGAAGAATATAAAGAAATCCCCCAACCTGAAGGCGAAGAATGTCTGTTGAAGTGCTTCCTAGGAATtaggggtattggattttaataatcccaagtttcactgattggccggtaataatcccaactttaaaaattgcctacaacagtcacaacttgtaagattttgaccaccaatgatccttgtctaactgggttataacccagttagttttttgaagttttgagcggcggagaaggtcactagaggttggagatgacaagtggtggtctcctttggtggtttcaggggtaaagAAGTTCGTCGGAATAAGTTGCAGGTTACCGGAGTTGCGTAGATGgtggaaattttaaacttttgagaAGCGGAGAATATTACAGGAGGTCGGAGATGATTGGTGGTGGTCTCTcgtttggtggtttcaggggtaaaaCGGGGTCGCCagaataagttgcaggtcaccagcccaacaaggttataacccagttagacaaggatcattggtggccaaaatctttacaagttgggattgttgtaggcaatttttgaagttggaattattaccggccaattagtgaaacttgggattattaaaatccaatacccctaGGAATTATGGAAGAATGTCTATGCATAATCCCCATAGTAAGGATGATGAAAAAGTACAATGTAAAACAGTCATGGGAACTGTTGTCGCGTTACCATGAGACGAAACATACCATTCTTCACTACTTGAGTTTACCCAAGGAGGATGATAGTTTCTTCCTTCGTGACTTGGGATCATGGTTTATCGGGTATTTGAGTTATCGTCACTGGTTTTATATTGCCCCTATATTTGTGCTGAGCCTTGTATCCCCCCACAAGAGGGTTCCAATCTAGACAATAGATGCAAACTGTGTGTTGAAGATGAATGGtacttatttttaatttttagttaaTAGGGGAAAGATCTAGTTTCAAACTGTTTTTATTTTCGAGCGGCTCATATCAGTCTTtgaaataatattatttgaaGTTTGATGTCTTTTCTTGGAAACTTTTATCATCTTAGCAGTGATCTTTTGACTCTTCACTTGTACCATAACATTTGGCATTATTCCATTAACTCACTTCAAttcttcttttttgtttttttttttcagttaatTAGACTATGAggtatggggcgtgggttggggtaaaacgcccaagccaccaccccgggtgggcttgggttagggcgtggcccttggggcttgggtttcaagccgggcgtggggcggtctggccaagctgacatggcgggctctcaCTGAACAAACCaaactagccgttggccaacggctatcttaaaaaaaaaattattttttcactataaaactcacatttttcttccattttttaccacattcaaccacatcttctataatcatcttCAATTCTCCTTCTACAAAACGAAACAATGCATCCTCATAACCGTGCTTATGACCCGAACAACCCGTATGCATTCCAAGAAAAttatcctagcccaccacccaatcgtccattgcctcgtccatttttcatacactcttcTATGCCCCCAAGAAGCGAGTTATGCATCGTATATTGGGAATCGTTtgtttactaacttcccacacaccgatgattcgatacctaccccgtttacacaaacgcccatcaacctttcaccaacctccatcgacctttcacaaaacgaaaccgtccccgaaactcaaccacccaacgaTGCTCCTTCCGCATCGAAACCCATCAAAAAAAGAAGCCATAAAAAAAACCGAGGCGGATAAAGCACTCGAAACcgtcaaacgaaaacaacaaaaaatggATCGTTCCTGAAGAACTTGCATCGGCAAGGGGTTGGTTTCAACAATCTCAACATGcaactttaggtattcttaaactttttttttattaatggttaatttttatataactttgtaatatattaaattttgtttttattaaaataggaaattctcaaCATCGAACCCATTTGTGGTAAGCGGTTAGTAGAGTATTCTATCAAGAATTGGAAAGAGAGgcttatcgtgaaaacgatagcttatcctcgaaGTGGAGCGACATAAGCACCCAACTTACAAAATATAGTggttatttgtcacacccccaaaatccacatgcggagtaccaccgcttgaagGCATGACTggccaggatcttagccaccagtcacattgaactcatgagtatatttaaataaaactttcatttattaactattagtgttacaacgttacaatatatcacagtttacagcggaagcatatttaattcgtttaagtgtttataaaccacatgtaatAGTTCTTAGTCTTGGTTGCGTTTCCATGTAgcccgacccatgaccactccagcttcccagacaacaagttccaaTGTTCTGcccctaaaggcctgcaaggcatgtaacaacgagtcaacaataaagttgagcgagttcacagttggttgtttggttatagtattcgtttcgtaaatcatatgttcgttttgtaaaccatgtatcgtgtTAATTCGTATCgtggtctcccagacatgtgtgcgaagattagtgggggcttcccatgtgttactagaccgtgtgtatcgactgctacgaaaatgtaagaggtgccctaagtcaatgtatatcagcattgaccctttgcccatagtccattagtacacgcccgttcgaacgacacggtgtgaggtttgttaaacctaatagcgctattaactaatgacccgctcgccataggcctcggcgattaagtcgatataatgagggacttcatgatagaggtttggtccagtgtgtatacttggcatcctacccacggaggatggtcgtaattactgtttagttcatttacccattcccaacccttgggaatcacatgccttggaaagagtgtgaactcaccttggtttgctcggtatgtttacCTACGTATTCAAGTTGATCAATCAaatcctagcatggttatcaaaACCAATCAGTTTCTTAATCGCACAACGCAAGTTGTACCACGTATTATGCAAGTAACATACACACATCACCATGCAAATCGTAACAGTTGATCATGCATTAATTAGTCCGTTATCATCGTTAAATCACACGACAAATATTTGAACATCATACAAGTTTACATTACAAACTTATTGCGCAAACATAGCCTTAATCGTCCATAACGTTCATTACGCAGGAATGCAGCCCATTTATTCTAAGGCCCAACGAGAGTATGTAGCCCACACTTAGGTGTGCGGCTAGTTCTTATTGTGTGATTCGGGTATCAAGTTTAAGGTCCCCTTATGAATACACGTTCTAATACGGATGAGCAGCCCACTCATGCATAACCCGGAAAGTGTGTGGCCCAATAAATGTGTGCGGCCAAACCAAAACCCATAATTTAACTAATCACACCATCCACTCGACAGGGCCCAGTTAAATATGTGCGATGCAAATAGTGACGCGGGCCTGGCTGG
It encodes:
- the LOC110901034 gene encoding probable aldo-keto reductase 3, whose product is MGQAKHGPFERGHFSRPKISHFQALKGVKIEDVQLAKKFGIKYGERIGEVEIHGEPEYVRACCEASLKRLDVDYIDLYYIHRIDTKVPIEITMGELKKLVEEGKIKYISLSEAGPATIRRAHAVHPITAVQLEWSLWTRDAEEEVIPTCRELGIGIVPFAPLGSGFFASGPKVMDNLADNDLRKIIPRLQGENFDHNKLVYERVNEMAQRKGCTPSQLALAWVMHQGDDVGPIPGTTKIENLNQNLGALSVKLTVQDMAELESMASFKGARMPEQILVHSYKNSDTPPLSSWKSK